The following proteins come from a genomic window of Blastocatellia bacterium:
- the coaD gene encoding pantetheine-phosphate adenylyltransferase codes for MRRAIYPGTFDPLTNGHLDLIHRALKLFDEVIVAILRNPAKTPLFTVDERVEIIRQVLNPLPIRVETFEGLLVHYARQVGATAIIRGIRAISDYEYEFQMALMNRRLDPTIETIFMMPAEPYTFVSSRLVKEVCALGGDIKGLVPPLVEERMRRKFSSLRAELV; via the coding sequence ATGCGTCGAGCCATTTATCCGGGAACATTTGACCCTCTCACCAACGGCCATCTCGACCTCATTCATCGAGCCCTGAAGCTCTTCGATGAGGTCATCGTGGCCATCCTCAGAAATCCGGCGAAAACGCCACTGTTCACCGTTGACGAGCGAGTGGAGATCATCCGCCAGGTCCTCAATCCGCTGCCGATTCGCGTGGAAACCTTCGAGGGCCTGCTCGTTCACTACGCCCGACAGGTCGGAGCGACGGCCATCATCCGGGGAATTCGCGCCATCTCCGATTACGAGTACGAGTTCCAGATGGCGCTGATGAATCGTCGTCTTGATCCAACGATTGAAACGATCTTCATGATGCCCGCCGAACCCTATACCTTCGTCAGCTCGCGGCTGGTCAAAGAAGTCTGTGCTCTGGGCGGAGACATCAAGGGACTCGTTCCCCCACTGGTCGAGGAGCGCATGCGGCGCAAATTTTCCTCGTTGAGGGCCGAATTGGTGTAG
- a CDS encoding pyridoxal phosphate-dependent aminotransferase, giving the protein MNEGMTSVSTTRRDRTRSGFPAAQRVALMEASSTMAVMQAAERLRAAGQEVIDLGAGEPDFPTPENIKEAARRALEENFTKYTPAAGTTELRQAIAEFFNRTYGADYTPANVIVTAGGKQILFNAIVTLIEPGDDVLIPSPYWVTFPQTVLFAGGRPVFIPTETNDFRLTAEMVEQAITPATKLLILNSPNNPTGRVIPLPEFRRIVETAVARGLFVISDECYREFVYPPVTPSSAALLPEEVRRRVLIAGSFSKTYAMTGWRIGYGLASEAWVREMIKVQSHSTSNPSSLAQKAALEALTGPQDSVARMLEEYHRRRDFLIPALNEIPGISCSLPEGAFYAFPDVSRLMARRGLTSSDELVRRLLDDCHIALTAGSAFGMEGYVRISYAASLAQLERAVERLRAFAEK; this is encoded by the coding sequence ATGAATGAGGGAATGACATCCGTTTCCACGACACGACGCGATCGAACACGATCGGGATTTCCCGCCGCGCAACGGGTTGCTCTCATGGAGGCCTCGTCAACGATGGCCGTCATGCAGGCAGCGGAGCGGCTTCGGGCTGCCGGTCAGGAGGTCATTGACCTCGGGGCCGGCGAGCCGGATTTCCCCACGCCAGAGAATATCAAGGAAGCGGCCCGCCGCGCGCTGGAGGAGAACTTCACCAAATACACTCCGGCGGCGGGGACGACCGAACTGCGACAAGCCATCGCCGAATTCTTCAACCGCACCTACGGTGCGGATTACACGCCCGCCAACGTCATCGTCACAGCCGGAGGCAAACAGATTCTCTTCAATGCCATCGTCACGCTCATCGAACCGGGTGACGACGTGCTCATTCCATCGCCTTACTGGGTGACGTTTCCTCAGACGGTGCTCTTTGCCGGCGGACGCCCCGTCTTCATCCCCACCGAGACGAACGACTTTCGCCTGACGGCCGAAATGGTCGAGCAAGCCATCACCCCGGCGACGAAATTACTCATCCTCAATTCGCCCAATAATCCCACCGGGCGCGTGATTCCGTTGCCGGAATTTCGTCGGATCGTCGAGACGGCGGTCGCCCGCGGGCTTTTTGTCATCTCCGACGAATGCTATCGGGAATTCGTCTATCCGCCGGTGACGCCTTCGTCGGCGGCGCTTCTGCCCGAGGAGGTGCGTCGGCGCGTCCTCATTGCGGGATCGTTCTCGAAAACATACGCCATGACCGGCTGGCGCATCGGCTATGGCCTCGCTTCGGAGGCGTGGGTGCGCGAGATGATCAAAGTTCAGAGCCATTCGACCTCGAATCCTTCGTCGCTGGCGCAAAAGGCAGCTCTGGAGGCGCTCACAGGCCCGCAGGATTCGGTAGCGCGAATGCTGGAGGAGTATCATCGTCGGCGCGATTTCCTCATCCCGGCACTCAATGAGATCCCGGGCATCTCCTGCAGTCTGCCGGAGGGAGCGTTCTACGCCTTCCCTGACGTCAGCCGGTTGATGGCCCGACGGGGACTGACGTCTTCCGATGAACTGGTCCGCCGGTTACTCGACGACTGCCATATTGCCCTCACTGCCGGATCGGCCTTTGGCATGGAGGGATATGTGAGAATCTCCTACGCCGCCTCGCTCGCGCAGCTCGAACGAGCGGTCGAGCGGCTCCGGGCATTTGCCGAGAAGTAG
- a CDS encoding nuclear transport factor 2 family protein has translation MGAILRSENAAPDHGPGRWVRSVAILIFLNTLAAAPGWTVAAWQIPVQRPRPSRPASAASAKNALEAIRRVLDEQVAAWNRGDLDGFMRGYWKSDHLTFFSDGTVFRGWQATRERYRRTYQSEGKEMGQLEFSDLQIEQLGPRAASVTGRFRLRRSTGESRGLFTLIFRQTEEGWKIVHDHTSTAP, from the coding sequence ATGGGTGCAATTCTCCGGTCAGAAAATGCCGCTCCGGATCACGGCCCAGGACGATGGGTGCGATCGGTTGCGATCCTGATCTTCCTCAACACCCTGGCTGCCGCGCCGGGATGGACAGTCGCCGCGTGGCAAATCCCGGTGCAACGGCCGAGGCCATCCCGGCCAGCGTCGGCCGCTTCTGCGAAAAACGCTCTCGAGGCCATCCGGCGCGTGCTCGATGAACAAGTCGCCGCCTGGAATCGGGGCGACCTCGACGGTTTCATGCGCGGCTACTGGAAATCCGATCATCTGACGTTTTTCTCCGATGGGACCGTGTTTCGCGGATGGCAGGCGACGCGAGAGCGATATCGCCGTACCTATCAGAGCGAGGGAAAGGAGATGGGTCAGCTCGAATTCTCCGACCTTCAGATCGAGCAGCTTGGGCCCCGGGCTGCCTCCGTCACCGGGCGCTTCCGGCTGCGAAGATCAACGGGAGAATCGCGCGGCCTTTTCACCCTGATCTTTCGTCAGACAGAAGAGGGCTGGAAGATCGTCCACGACCACACGAGCACCGCCCCCTGA